The following coding sequences lie in one Lentilactobacillus sp. SPB1-3 genomic window:
- the rsmA gene encoding 16S rRNA (adenine(1518)-N(6)/adenine(1519)-N(6))-dimethyltransferase RsmA — protein sequence MNDFLEIGTETRTMAILNQYRLFAKKGLGQNFLVDIDVLRRIVTTAEITEDDSVVEIGPGIGALTEQLAKNASKVVAFEIDDNLLPVLYDTLHDYSNIKIINQDVLKANLPQVIDEEFGTNKSVKVVANLPYYITTPIIMDLLHNDDRIESIVVMMQKEVAERLTAKPSTKAYGSLSVIMQQQKNVDIAFLVSKDSFIPSPKVDSAIIKITTKEQTGSQPFDLKKFQGFVRGCFMHRRKSLYNNLQGIFGKTAEIKENIKEVTTEMGLSDNARPEELTVEEFVELCNRCNTKGLIA from the coding sequence ATGAATGACTTTCTAGAAATTGGGACCGAGACCAGAACCATGGCCATCCTGAATCAGTACAGACTATTTGCTAAGAAGGGCTTAGGTCAGAACTTTTTAGTTGATATTGACGTGTTAAGACGCATCGTTACCACTGCTGAAATTACTGAAGATGACTCAGTTGTCGAAATTGGCCCTGGTATTGGAGCTTTAACTGAGCAACTTGCTAAAAATGCCAGTAAAGTAGTCGCATTTGAAATTGATGATAACTTGCTACCTGTGCTGTACGATACTCTGCATGACTATTCGAATATCAAAATTATTAATCAAGATGTTCTAAAAGCAAACTTACCACAAGTAATTGACGAAGAGTTTGGCACAAACAAGAGCGTTAAAGTTGTTGCCAATTTGCCTTATTACATCACTACTCCAATTATCATGGATCTATTGCACAATGACGACCGCATTGAATCAATCGTTGTTATGATGCAAAAAGAAGTTGCTGAGAGATTGACCGCTAAGCCAAGTACAAAGGCATATGGTTCACTCTCAGTAATTATGCAGCAACAAAAAAATGTGGATATTGCATTCTTAGTAAGCAAAGATTCATTCATTCCCAGTCCAAAAGTTGATTCAGCGATTATTAAGATTACTACTAAAGAGCAAACTGGTTCGCAACCATTTGATTTGAAAAAATTTCAAGGATTTGTTCGAGGCTGTTTCATGCATCGCCGAAAGAGCCTATATAATAATTTACAGGGTATTTTTGGTAAAACCGCTGAAATCAAAGAGAACATCAAAGAGGTTACTACCGAAATGGGTTTGAGTGACAATGCTCGCCCAGAAGAGTTGACTGTAGAAGAATTTGTTGAACTATGTAATCGTTGTAATACCAAAGGATTGATTGCCTAA
- the rnmV gene encoding ribonuclease M5, with translation MTINKKIKEVIVVEGKDDTKRINAAVNADTIETRGSAIDEDTLQLIEKVAETRGIIIFTDPDFSGEKIRKIVSEAVPEAKHAFIKKSQAVPERSTGSLGVEHASPEAIREALAHVYTVDDNPVETISVDDLLHFGLMGGTGAKQRRRELSEYLNIGYVNAKQLRHRLAMFQISRTDFIQAMREIEEKNNE, from the coding sequence ATGACAATAAATAAAAAAATTAAAGAAGTAATCGTCGTTGAAGGAAAAGATGATACTAAACGAATCAATGCCGCAGTTAATGCAGATACTATTGAGACTAGAGGCTCTGCAATTGATGAAGATACTTTACAATTGATCGAAAAGGTTGCTGAAACTAGAGGAATCATTATTTTTACTGATCCCGACTTTTCTGGTGAAAAAATCCGGAAAATCGTTTCTGAAGCAGTTCCAGAAGCTAAGCATGCTTTTATCAAAAAAAGTCAGGCAGTTCCTGAACGTTCAACTGGTTCATTAGGAGTGGAGCATGCTTCTCCTGAGGCAATTAGAGAAGCTTTGGCACATGTGTATACTGTTGACGATAATCCTGTTGAAACCATCTCTGTTGACGATTTATTACATTTTGGGTTAATGGGTGGAACGGGTGCTAAACAAAGAAGAAGAGAACTATCAGAATATTTAAATATCGGTTATGTCAATGCTAAACAGTTACGACATCGTCTAGCAATGTTTCAGATTTCCAGAACCGATTTTATTCAAGCAATGAGAGAAATTGAGGAAAAAAATAATGAATGA
- the ispE gene encoding 4-(cytidine 5'-diphospho)-2-C-methyl-D-erythritol kinase, which yields MKMIIKAPAKLNLGLDAPLVHSNKEVEWEMIMTSISLCDYVTLETNDSQAIEIDTDSGFLPADSRNLALKAAELFFKANHIQSGLKISIEKNIPVAAGLGGGSTDAAAVLRGLNEMFATGYSIFELAKFGLQIDSDVPYCVYGKTALVTGYGEIITPLPKLPQMWFVLAKPNISVSTPKIVRSLSGTKLDHPDIKSLTQAVQHQDYNGINQHLANTLEGITAEKYPQILTIKHRLVNYGADGSLMTGSGPTVYGICRKQSRARRVFNSISGFCNEVYLAQSIETK from the coding sequence ATGAAAATGATCATAAAAGCTCCCGCCAAACTCAATTTAGGATTGGATGCGCCATTAGTTCATTCCAATAAAGAAGTTGAATGGGAAATGATAATGACCTCAATTTCACTTTGCGACTACGTTACCTTGGAGACAAATGATTCTCAAGCAATTGAAATTGATACTGATAGTGGCTTTCTGCCTGCCGATAGTCGTAACCTGGCTTTGAAGGCTGCAGAATTGTTTTTCAAAGCCAATCATATTCAAAGTGGATTAAAAATCAGCATTGAAAAAAATATTCCGGTTGCCGCTGGACTGGGTGGCGGTTCAACTGATGCCGCAGCAGTTCTCCGTGGACTAAACGAAATGTTTGCGACTGGTTATTCAATTTTTGAATTAGCAAAATTTGGCTTGCAGATTGATTCCGACGTTCCTTACTGTGTGTACGGCAAAACAGCACTGGTAACAGGGTATGGTGAAATTATTACACCTTTGCCTAAGTTGCCCCAGATGTGGTTTGTGTTGGCCAAGCCCAACATTAGTGTTTCGACACCTAAAATTGTTCGGTCACTATCGGGTACCAAATTAGATCATCCGGACATTAAATCATTGACTCAAGCGGTGCAACATCAGGATTACAATGGGATTAATCAGCATCTTGCCAACACCCTAGAAGGTATAACTGCAGAAAAATATCCTCAAATTTTGACTATTAAACATAGGCTAGTTAACTATGGTGCGGATGGATCGTTAATGACTGGTAGTGGTCCGACAGTGTACGGAATTTGTCGAAAGCAGAGTCGTGCAAGAAGAGTTTTTAATAGCATTTCGGGTTTTTGCAACGAGGTATATTTGGCTCAGTCGATTGAAACTAAGTAA
- a CDS encoding ribose-phosphate diphosphokinase produces the protein MAQQYFDEHLKIFALNSNKPLAEKIAATVGVPLGKTSVDRFSDGEIRINIDESIRGDNIYIIQSTSAPVNDNLMELLIMIDALRRASAKTINVVIPYYGYARQDRKARSREPITAKLVANMLQKDGVDRLITLDLHAAQIQGFFDIPVDHLMGAPLLADYFLDHDFDEDTVIVSPDHGGVSRARALAEFLEKPIAIIDKRRPEANVAEIMNIIGDVKGKRCLMIDDMIDTAGTITLGAQALMDAGAKEVYACCTHPVLSGPAIDRIAKSPIKKLVITDTIQLPAEKQIDKIVEVSVGPLIGDAIKRINENKPVSPLFKNRFHGSEA, from the coding sequence ATGGCTCAGCAATACTTTGACGAACATTTGAAAATCTTTGCTCTAAATTCTAACAAACCACTAGCAGAAAAAATCGCTGCTACAGTGGGGGTTCCACTAGGTAAGACATCTGTCGATCGATTTAGTGACGGCGAAATTAGAATTAATATTGATGAAAGTATCCGTGGCGATAATATTTACATTATTCAGTCCACTTCAGCTCCTGTAAATGACAATCTTATGGAGTTGTTGATTATGATCGATGCACTTCGAAGAGCAAGTGCAAAGACAATCAACGTAGTTATTCCATATTATGGGTACGCTCGTCAAGACCGTAAGGCAAGATCTCGTGAACCCATTACAGCTAAATTGGTAGCTAATATGCTTCAAAAAGATGGCGTGGATCGGTTGATTACTCTTGACCTACATGCTGCTCAAATTCAAGGATTCTTTGATATCCCTGTTGACCATTTAATGGGAGCACCATTGTTAGCTGATTACTTCTTGGACCATGATTTTGATGAAGATACTGTGATTGTTTCCCCTGACCACGGTGGTGTATCTCGTGCCAGAGCGTTGGCTGAATTTTTGGAGAAACCAATCGCAATCATTGATAAGCGTCGTCCAGAAGCTAACGTTGCTGAAATTATGAACATTATTGGTGATGTTAAGGGTAAACGATGCTTGATGATCGATGATATGATCGATACTGCCGGAACGATTACTTTAGGTGCCCAAGCTTTAATGGATGCTGGCGCTAAAGAAGTTTATGCTTGCTGTACTCATCCAGTATTATCTGGCCCTGCAATTGATCGAATCGCTAAGTCACCAATTAAGAAACTAGTTATTACTGATACCATCCAATTACCAGCCGAGAAACAAATCGATAAGATTGTTGAAGTATCTGTAGGTCCACTTATTGGGGATGCAATTAAGCGCATTAACGAAAACAAACCTGTTAGTCCGCTATTTAAAAATCGTTTCCATGGATCTGAGGCTTAA
- a CDS encoding Veg family protein — MPITLSMIKHDIDDHIGQRISVTSQIGRRKTATREGILRETFPAVFVVELDKDSSLNRVSYSYTDILTNNIKIEFDASQID, encoded by the coding sequence GTGCCTATCACATTATCTATGATTAAGCACGATATTGATGATCATATTGGTCAACGGATTAGTGTAACTTCTCAAATTGGGAGACGAAAAACTGCTACGCGCGAGGGGATTTTGCGGGAAACATTTCCTGCAGTGTTCGTAGTTGAATTGGATAAGGACTCTAGCTTAAATCGAGTTTCTTACAGTTACACTGATATTTTGACTAATAACATCAAAATTGAGTTCGATGCAAGTCAAATTGACTAG
- the glmU gene encoding bifunctional UDP-N-acetylglucosamine diphosphorylase/glucosamine-1-phosphate N-acetyltransferase GlmU, with protein MATKNTIILAAGKGTRMKSKLYKVLHRVCGRTMVDHVLTQVEHAKMDNVVTIVGHGAEAVEEELGDRTKYAVQEEQLGTGHAVLQAEDILGDLDGITMVVSGDTPLFTSQTFDNLFDYHQNKKAAVTILTSHTDEPFGYGRIVRNNLGIVERIVEQKDATSEEQAITEINTGVYAFDNRALFDALHQVNNDNAQGEYYLPDAIEILKKQGKTIAAYQMDDFYESMGVNDRVALSKATKIMQQRINESHMRDGVTIVDPENTYIDVDIKIGSDTVIEPGVQLKNHTVIGSDCYIGAHSEIRNSTIHDGVTVTSSLIEDSEMLEGSDIGPNSHLRPDSHIGKGVHLGNFVEVKKSTIEDNTKVGHLTYVGNAKLGKNINIGCGVVFVNYDGAKKHETVVGDDSFIGSNSNLIAPLNIADHSFVAAGSTINKDVARYDMAIARERQTNKPGYYKKLPYQKD; from the coding sequence ATGGCAACAAAAAACACGATCATCCTTGCAGCAGGCAAGGGGACGCGCATGAAATCAAAACTTTATAAAGTACTTCATCGAGTATGTGGACGCACAATGGTGGATCATGTTCTAACTCAAGTAGAACATGCTAAAATGGACAACGTAGTTACCATTGTGGGCCATGGTGCTGAGGCAGTTGAAGAGGAGCTTGGTGATCGTACTAAGTATGCAGTTCAAGAAGAACAATTAGGCACTGGTCATGCAGTCCTACAAGCCGAAGATATTTTAGGCGATCTTGATGGAATCACTATGGTTGTTAGTGGGGACACTCCATTATTTACTTCTCAAACATTTGATAATTTGTTTGATTATCATCAAAACAAAAAAGCAGCAGTCACTATTTTAACTTCTCATACTGACGAACCATTTGGATATGGTCGAATTGTGAGGAATAATCTCGGTATCGTTGAACGAATCGTTGAACAAAAAGATGCCACCAGTGAAGAACAAGCCATTACCGAAATCAATACTGGGGTATATGCATTTGACAACCGGGCTTTATTTGATGCGCTTCATCAAGTTAACAACGATAATGCTCAAGGAGAATATTATCTTCCAGATGCAATTGAAATCTTGAAGAAGCAGGGCAAGACGATTGCTGCATATCAAATGGACGATTTCTATGAGTCTATGGGAGTTAATGATCGAGTTGCCTTATCAAAAGCCACTAAAATCATGCAACAAAGAATCAACGAAAGCCATATGCGAGATGGGGTTACAATTGTTGATCCTGAAAACACATATATTGATGTGGATATTAAAATCGGTTCAGATACAGTTATTGAGCCTGGAGTTCAATTAAAGAACCACACAGTAATTGGTAGCGATTGTTATATTGGTGCTCATTCAGAAATTCGTAACTCAACAATTCATGATGGTGTTACCGTGACTTCTTCATTGATCGAAGACTCAGAAATGCTTGAAGGCTCAGATATCGGTCCTAACAGTCATCTTCGTCCCGACTCACATATTGGTAAAGGTGTGCATTTAGGAAACTTTGTTGAAGTTAAAAAATCAACGATTGAAGATAATACTAAAGTTGGTCATTTGACTTACGTCGGCAATGCTAAATTAGGCAAAAACATTAATATTGGATGTGGAGTCGTCTTTGTTAACTATGATGGTGCTAAGAAGCATGAAACTGTAGTTGGAGATGATTCGTTTATTGGTAGCAATTCAAACCTGATTGCGCCATTAAATATTGCTGATCATTCATTTGTTGCTGCGGGTTCAACTATCAATAAAGACGTTGCTCGATACGACATGGCAATTGCTAGAGAACGCCAAACTAACAAGCCAGGTTATTATAAAAAGTTACCTTATCAAAAAGATTAG
- a CDS encoding metal ABC transporter ATP-binding protein, which yields MSEQVVQVNNLNVSFGRQQVLSDLNLNVQRGEFLAILGHNGVGKTTFVRTLLKQLKPTSGEIILAPDTKIGYVPQFRNIDIEYPLSIRDFIALSFTGIRLPFLNRQEKQILNRVIEMVDLSDIANHSMGKASGGEKQRAYLASALVKQPNLLILDESTASLDPDAKQELLRVVKRLNVQEQLTVMFITHDVSVMAKYPDHYLWMKHGGYELGLIEDLPSEVLNQDNV from the coding sequence TTGTCAGAACAGGTTGTACAAGTGAATAACTTAAATGTTTCTTTTGGACGTCAGCAAGTGCTTAGTGATCTTAACTTGAATGTTCAGCGAGGAGAATTTCTCGCAATATTGGGTCACAATGGGGTCGGCAAAACCACGTTCGTTAGAACGTTACTTAAGCAACTCAAGCCAACCAGCGGTGAAATTATTCTTGCTCCTGATACTAAGATTGGCTATGTGCCTCAATTTAGAAATATTGATATTGAATATCCACTATCTATTCGTGACTTTATCGCTTTGTCGTTTACGGGGATTAGGTTACCTTTTTTGAACCGACAAGAAAAACAGATTTTGAATAGGGTAATTGAAATGGTTGATTTAAGTGACATTGCTAACCATTCAATGGGCAAAGCTTCTGGAGGAGAAAAACAGCGGGCATACCTTGCTTCAGCGTTAGTCAAACAGCCTAATTTGTTAATTTTGGATGAATCAACTGCTAGTCTTGATCCAGATGCTAAGCAAGAGCTGTTAAGAGTTGTTAAGCGCCTTAATGTTCAAGAACAATTAACCGTGATGTTTATTACGCATGATGTGTCAGTTATGGCAAAATATCCAGATCATTATTTATGGATGAAGCATGGCGGTTATGAATTAGGACTAATTGAAGATTTACCAAGTGAGGTGCTTAATCAGGATAATGTTTAA
- the purR gene encoding pur operon repressor, with protein MKVRRSDRLIDMTRYLLERPHTLVPLTFFSKRYESAKSSISEDLTILKRTFQERGTGLLETVPGAAGGTRFLPYILKEEATDFVGDLMDKMSDKSRYLPGGYVYMSDLLGDPETLRQIGRIFATQYLNQDVDAVMTIATKGVPIAQGVANLLNVPFVIVRHDIEITEGSTVNVNYVSGSSERIEKMSLSKRSLQKGANVLIVDDYMRGGGTISGMISMVEEFEANLVGIGVVAESSRPESRKIGEYTSLMTVDAEDNTVIAKTGNYLDRIFN; from the coding sequence TTGAAAGTACGTAGAAGTGATCGATTGATCGATATGACCCGCTATTTACTGGAACGGCCACATACACTTGTGCCGTTGACGTTTTTTTCTAAGAGATACGAATCAGCAAAATCATCTATTAGCGAAGATTTAACGATTTTAAAGAGAACTTTTCAAGAACGCGGCACAGGTTTACTAGAAACAGTTCCTGGAGCAGCCGGGGGAACCAGATTTTTACCATACATTTTAAAAGAAGAAGCTACTGACTTTGTGGGCGATCTAATGGACAAAATGAGTGATAAAAGTCGATATCTTCCAGGCGGTTATGTTTATATGTCAGACTTATTGGGGGATCCTGAAACACTGAGACAAATTGGTAGAATATTTGCTACCCAGTATTTAAATCAGGATGTCGACGCTGTGATGACAATCGCCACCAAAGGTGTCCCAATTGCTCAGGGTGTCGCTAACCTATTAAATGTTCCGTTCGTTATCGTCCGGCATGATATCGAAATCACTGAGGGATCTACAGTTAATGTGAATTACGTTTCTGGGTCCAGTGAACGAATTGAAAAAATGTCATTGTCAAAGCGAAGCCTTCAAAAAGGCGCTAATGTATTGATTGTTGATGATTACATGCGTGGTGGTGGAACGATTTCAGGTATGATTTCAATGGTTGAAGAGTTTGAAGCAAACTTAGTTGGAATTGGGGTCGTTGCTGAAAGTTCACGGCCTGAAAGTCGAAAGATTGGCGAATACACATCATTAATGACTGTTGACGCGGAAGATAATACAGTTATCGCAAAAACTGGTAACTATTTAGACAGAATTTTTAACTAA
- a CDS encoding metal ABC transporter permease, protein MFNLEFMRNAYFAGTMIAIVSAVIGTFVVARNMSFMTHTLSEIGFAGASFGIFIGWPPLNGMLLFTAISSILVGQLSGRIESRRESVISAISGLFIGLGILFLSISQKNASYATNILFGSVIGISAQDVQLMAILSALVLVVVLIVYRDLKADSFDSIGAKINGVNSQAISIVFLLLLALSVSVAAQIVGSLLIFILLTLPASSAKYFAHTVFSMIMLGVGFALAGVWLGLYLGYVTNWPVTFFIAFIEALIYGIALLYNSIQNHS, encoded by the coding sequence ATGTTTAATTTAGAATTTATGAGAAACGCGTACTTTGCTGGAACAATGATCGCTATCGTTAGTGCGGTCATCGGTACTTTTGTAGTCGCCAGAAATATGTCTTTTATGACCCATACTTTGTCAGAAATCGGGTTTGCTGGTGCTTCATTTGGTATTTTTATTGGCTGGCCGCCATTGAACGGGATGCTTTTATTTACTGCTATCAGTTCAATCTTAGTTGGCCAGTTAAGTGGTCGGATTGAGTCCCGTCGAGAATCAGTGATATCTGCTATTTCAGGACTCTTTATCGGTTTAGGAATTTTATTTTTGTCAATATCGCAAAAAAATGCTAGTTATGCTACCAATATTTTGTTTGGTAGTGTAATTGGTATCAGTGCACAAGACGTGCAGTTAATGGCCATTTTGTCAGCATTAGTGCTAGTCGTCGTCTTAATTGTTTATCGAGATTTAAAGGCCGACTCTTTTGATTCAATTGGCGCGAAAATCAACGGTGTCAATTCTCAAGCAATTTCAATTGTCTTTCTTTTACTACTGGCATTGAGCGTCAGTGTTGCTGCTCAAATCGTTGGATCGTTGCTGATTTTTATTCTGCTTACATTACCGGCATCTAGTGCTAAGTATTTCGCTCACACCGTATTTTCAATGATTATGTTAGGTGTTGGATTTGCTTTAGCTGGTGTGTGGTTAGGGTTGTACCTAGGATATGTAACTAACTGGCCAGTAACATTCTTCATTGCTTTTATTGAGGCACTTATTTATGGTATTGCTTTGCTATATAATTCGATTCAGAACCATAGCTAA
- a CDS encoding TatD family hydrolase, which translates to MKIFDSHTHLNDDALYEDVNGYFEHAQKLGVEKIANVGSNQVLNERSIALAEQHADMYSIIGWHPEDAIYFKEEQEQWLIDQLSNPKVVAIGEIGLDYYQTTSPRAVQKAVFKRQLEIAKEYHLPVSIHNRDAFEDTYAILKEVGVSEISGVMHSFNGDPEWLQKFLDLGMLVSYSGVASFKKTHEVHESVKQTPMDKMLVETDAPYLAPEPFRGKQNEPAYTLYTVEALARILDVNPEIVARHTYENTLRLFGISDDNK; encoded by the coding sequence ATGAAAATATTTGATTCACACACTCATTTAAACGATGATGCATTGTATGAAGATGTTAATGGATACTTTGAACACGCACAAAAGTTAGGTGTGGAAAAAATTGCCAATGTTGGGTCTAACCAGGTACTAAATGAACGGTCAATTGCATTGGCTGAACAACATGCTGATATGTATTCAATTATTGGCTGGCATCCAGAAGATGCAATTTATTTTAAAGAAGAACAAGAACAGTGGTTGATTGATCAATTGAGCAACCCAAAAGTTGTCGCAATCGGTGAGATCGGATTGGATTATTACCAAACAACATCACCTAGAGCGGTTCAAAAAGCAGTATTCAAGCGCCAATTAGAAATTGCTAAAGAGTATCATCTGCCAGTTTCAATTCATAATCGGGATGCATTTGAAGATACTTATGCCATCTTAAAAGAAGTCGGCGTGAGTGAAATTTCTGGTGTTATGCATAGTTTTAATGGTGATCCAGAATGGCTCCAAAAATTCTTGGACTTGGGAATGTTGGTTTCCTATAGTGGTGTAGCCAGTTTCAAGAAAACTCATGAAGTTCATGAATCTGTCAAACAGACACCAATGGATAAGATGTTAGTTGAAACTGATGCACCTTATCTTGCGCCAGAACCATTCAGAGGTAAGCAAAATGAACCTGCTTACACTCTCTACACGGTTGAGGCTCTAGCAAGAATATTAGATGTAAACCCAGAAATCGTGGCGCGACATACCTACGAAAATACCTTAAGATTATTCGGGATAAGTGATGACAATAAATAA
- the yidA gene encoding sugar-phosphatase, with protein sequence MNIKLIAIDIDGTLLNENNELAQATIDAVSAARKRGVKVVLCTGRPLSGVKPYLKELSIDGSDEYAITFNGAMAQDLSGNIISHHTLSYEDVLRTEMFGRLLGSHYQIETTDQIITTNQEISPYTIGESYLVRLPIVYQTPEQIKDDLVISKAMFVDHPEVISRVKVNIPEELTDRLYVVQSEPFFIEMMNKNASKGNALKDLADRLNISADQVMAIGDEGNDLTMIEYAGTGVAMGNGIDEVKQAASFVTKSNAENGVAFAINKYVNN encoded by the coding sequence ATGAACATTAAACTTATTGCCATTGATATTGATGGTACCTTGCTTAACGAAAACAACGAATTAGCTCAAGCAACGATTGATGCCGTTAGTGCTGCTCGCAAGCGAGGAGTCAAGGTTGTCCTTTGTACAGGTAGACCGTTAAGTGGTGTTAAACCATATTTAAAAGAACTATCAATCGATGGTAGTGACGAATATGCAATTACCTTTAACGGTGCCATGGCCCAAGATCTTAGTGGTAACATCATTAGTCATCACACTTTAAGCTATGAAGATGTCTTGAGAACTGAGATGTTTGGCCGACTACTTGGTTCCCATTACCAAATTGAAACCACAGATCAAATAATCACTACCAATCAAGAAATCAGCCCATACACCATTGGTGAAAGTTACTTAGTTCGTTTACCAATCGTCTACCAAACTCCAGAACAAATTAAAGATGACTTGGTTATTTCAAAAGCAATGTTCGTTGATCACCCTGAAGTTATTTCTAGAGTGAAAGTTAACATTCCAGAAGAACTCACCGATAGATTGTATGTGGTTCAAAGTGAACCATTCTTCATCGAAATGATGAATAAAAATGCCAGCAAAGGTAATGCCTTAAAAGACCTCGCTGATAGATTGAACATCAGTGCAGATCAAGTTATGGCAATTGGTGACGAAGGAAACGATTTAACAATGATTGAATATGCCGGAACCGGTGTGGCTATGGGCAACGGAATCGACGAAGTTAAACAAGCTGCATCATTTGTAACTAAGAGTAATGCTGAAAATGGTGTTGCATTTGCCATTAATAAATACGTAAACAACTAA
- a CDS encoding DUF3899 domain-containing protein, with amino-acid sequence MIKLKPAVLISWLLILIVDAVCIGFSSMLAVGNVNFMFGLGFMIVAAFLIVKNGHLFTGWRFNTKKKTDLEQENLPKQPKVNEVGSIKNQAIKFSAPTKYCLYVGGLLIILGIGLTII; translated from the coding sequence ATGATTAAGTTAAAACCGGCAGTGCTGATCAGTTGGTTGTTAATATTGATTGTAGATGCAGTATGTATTGGCTTTTCCAGCATGCTAGCAGTTGGAAACGTTAACTTTATGTTTGGCTTAGGTTTTATGATTGTGGCGGCATTTTTAATTGTTAAAAATGGTCACTTGTTTACTGGTTGGCGATTCAACACCAAGAAAAAGACCGATCTAGAACAGGAAAATTTGCCTAAACAACCTAAAGTTAATGAAGTTGGGTCCATTAAGAATCAAGCAATCAAATTTAGCGCACCAACTAAATATTGTTTATATGTTGGCGGTCTATTGATAATTTTGGGAATTGGATTAACAATTATTTAA